One window of the Desmospora profundinema genome contains the following:
- the sbnB gene encoding 2,3-diaminopropionate biosynthesis protein SbnB: MDAVQTRILYLNQSDIVQLGGESSPLYMEAVNEALSAHARRRFHQPLKPYLRWYGENGHIADRIIAMPAYLGEESPIAGLKWVGSKHDNPQKRNLERASALIILNDPESHYPIAVMEGSLISGMRTAAVTAIAADYLAVSGFRSVSCIGCGPIAYMQLRTLLEQYDHIQCVHLFDFRVEAAQNLIRRLQASFPAVRFLVEDSAHAAVSKGEVVITCTVADKPYIPFSWLKKGAFISNVSIMDFEKEVFLKADKVVVDDWDQSNREKKIINQLVLEGTFSFEQLHAELGEIIIGKKTGRETDQEIILLNAMGMAIEDVACAYAIYRKAVEQNTGVYLDLI; the protein is encoded by the coding sequence ATGGATGCGGTACAAACTCGAATTTTATACTTAAATCAGTCGGATATCGTTCAATTGGGAGGAGAATCATCTCCTCTGTATATGGAGGCTGTGAACGAAGCATTATCGGCACACGCGAGAAGAAGGTTTCATCAACCTCTGAAACCGTACCTGCGTTGGTATGGGGAAAATGGGCATATTGCAGATCGAATTATTGCCATGCCTGCCTACCTCGGCGAGGAAAGCCCCATCGCAGGACTGAAATGGGTGGGCAGCAAGCATGATAATCCGCAGAAACGAAACCTGGAGCGTGCCAGTGCTTTGATTATATTGAACGATCCTGAATCCCATTATCCCATCGCCGTCATGGAAGGAAGCCTGATTAGCGGGATGCGCACGGCTGCGGTAACGGCGATCGCGGCAGATTATCTGGCGGTTTCGGGATTTCGCTCTGTATCGTGTATTGGATGTGGTCCCATCGCTTATATGCAGTTGCGCACCTTATTGGAGCAGTATGACCATATCCAATGCGTTCATCTTTTTGATTTTCGTGTAGAAGCGGCCCAAAACCTGATCCGGCGATTACAGGCTTCATTCCCTGCGGTTCGGTTTTTGGTTGAAGATTCCGCTCATGCCGCAGTGAGCAAAGGCGAGGTGGTCATCACTTGTACGGTGGCGGATAAACCGTATATCCCCTTTTCTTGGTTGAAGAAAGGTGCGTTTATCAGCAATGTTTCCATTATGGACTTTGAAAAAGAAGTCTTCTTAAAGGCGGATAAAGTGGTGGTTGATGATTGGGATCAGAGCAATCGAGAGAAGAAAATCATCAATCAGCTGGTATTGGAAGGAACGTTTTCATTTGAACAGTTACATGCTGAACTAGGTGAGATTATCATCGGGAAAAAGACGGGAAGAGAAACGGATCAAGAGATTATTTTGTTAAATGCCATGGGTATGGCCATTGAGGATGTTGCTTGTGCCTATGCGATTTACCGGAAAGCAGTGGAACAGAATACGGGAGTCTACTTGGACTTGATCTGA
- a CDS encoding L-lactate permease, with amino-acid sequence MEVFLAISPIIAVLILLFVLKQSIVRAGFMGCILALLVGIGFYQLQTDQLAFPFIKGTLTTSTVAYFLLFGIFLFHLMNEKGVIRSFAAMVAQSTHDPVRQVLILAVAFSPLVESASGFGLAAIVISPILIALGFGPFKATLISLVSLSAVPWGSLAAGTVIGANLAGITPQALGTGTALLSLPTFIYFAIVIAYLAGGWDGLKRRFVEVIITSATLGVSVWAFTTYVGVELAGVFGALCALSVELIMIQVFRERQDVVTGSETAAAMEERAYGKIKSLSPYLFLIGLLLISRLFPVLENALKNHAVLSFPEYQFSLPLLYSPGFFLLLACGFTIFLFQIRLPMIRTSAKNTFKHWTPVIVSTLFFVIMAEIMSQAGMIEVLSETAADVFGTAFLYMAPLIGGLGGFLAGSNTGSNSMFIKLQVQTAQQLGLSEHLVAYAQNTSSSHLIMANPSRIVLGATIGGIQSEESRLLKKIVLVALGTLTIITLEMAVAQLFMMNP; translated from the coding sequence ATGGAAGTTTTTCTTGCCATTTCTCCCATTATAGCGGTTCTGATTCTATTGTTTGTATTGAAGCAGTCGATTGTGCGCGCTGGGTTTATGGGTTGTATCTTAGCTCTGCTGGTGGGGATTGGTTTTTACCAACTTCAGACGGATCAACTTGCTTTCCCCTTTATCAAAGGGACGTTGACCACCTCCACAGTGGCTTACTTTTTATTGTTCGGTATCTTCCTTTTTCATTTGATGAATGAAAAAGGAGTGATTCGATCCTTTGCAGCGATGGTTGCGCAATCTACTCATGATCCCGTCAGACAAGTGTTGATTCTGGCCGTTGCATTTTCCCCCTTGGTTGAATCAGCCAGCGGTTTTGGATTGGCTGCCATTGTCATTTCTCCTATCCTGATCGCGCTTGGGTTTGGGCCATTTAAGGCGACCCTCATTTCATTGGTTAGTTTAAGTGCCGTTCCCTGGGGTTCCCTGGCGGCAGGGACGGTGATCGGCGCCAATCTGGCCGGCATCACCCCGCAGGCGTTGGGGACGGGAACCGCGTTACTCTCCTTGCCTACCTTTATCTATTTTGCGATTGTGATTGCCTATCTTGCCGGTGGTTGGGATGGATTAAAACGCCGATTTGTGGAAGTGATCATCACTTCGGCGACTCTGGGTGTATCGGTATGGGCTTTCACTACATATGTAGGAGTGGAATTGGCGGGCGTATTTGGCGCTTTATGTGCATTGAGCGTAGAGTTGATCATGATTCAAGTATTCCGGGAGAGACAGGACGTAGTGACCGGTTCAGAGACGGCGGCAGCCATGGAAGAAAGAGCGTATGGAAAAATCAAGTCCTTGAGTCCCTATCTTTTTTTGATTGGTTTGCTCCTTATTTCGCGGCTTTTCCCCGTGTTGGAAAATGCCCTGAAAAACCACGCGGTGTTATCGTTTCCCGAGTATCAATTTTCACTGCCTTTGCTATACTCGCCCGGATTCTTTCTCCTGTTAGCTTGCGGTTTTACCATTTTCCTTTTTCAAATTCGTCTTCCCATGATTCGGACCAGTGCAAAAAACACGTTTAAGCATTGGACACCGGTGATTGTTTCCACGTTGTTTTTTGTGATTATGGCAGAAATCATGTCCCAGGCAGGAATGATTGAGGTGTTATCCGAGACTGCTGCTGATGTATTTGGTACGGCGTTTCTCTACATGGCTCCCCTGATCGGCGGGCTGGGTGGTTTTTTGGCAGGCAGCAATACTGGTTCCAACTCGATGTTTATTAAGTTACAGGTGCAGACCGCTCAGCAGTTGGGATTATCAGAGCATCTGGTCGCATATGCGCAAAATACCAGCTCCTCTCACCTCATTATGGCCAATCCATCGCGTATTGTCTTGGGTGCGACGATCGGAGGAATCCAAAGTGAAGAGAGCCGGTTACTTAAAAAAATCGTGCTGGTAGCATTGGGAACGTTGACGATCATTACCTTGGAAATGGCTGTGGCACAACTCTTTATGATGAATCCGTAG
- a CDS encoding nicotianamine synthase family protein → MKEKYGFLLSLKSLEYEIRELTIYSKEYVDCFELLKDRLDYLSQFILREENIQQWNLWGSHQEVREHSGRLRETSAEALCDMEKYQSLCTCKNELDISHYIESLANTVKQEIQHFLIDHQSKILFIGSGAFPTSALTIAKETSAEVMCLDIDIEALNLAEKVADVSNLGSIVKFSDQDIKELPFVKEATHIIIASLVKNKREVLDSLIGLINSNTKVILRYGNGLKSIFNYPMEEKLSADWVQTEIHQRKNIYDTLILEKSKSLVKTENEGVRRKEGMVR, encoded by the coding sequence ATGAAAGAAAAATACGGCTTTTTGCTCTCCTTGAAATCGCTCGAATACGAAATAAGGGAACTTACGATTTACTCGAAAGAATATGTGGATTGTTTTGAGCTGCTGAAAGATCGACTGGATTATCTTTCTCAGTTCATCCTCCGTGAAGAAAACATCCAACAATGGAATTTGTGGGGGAGCCATCAGGAAGTCAGGGAACACTCCGGTCGATTAAGGGAAACATCGGCGGAGGCGCTGTGCGACATGGAAAAATATCAATCCCTCTGCACATGCAAAAATGAATTGGATATCAGCCATTACATAGAGTCCTTGGCGAACACGGTGAAACAAGAAATTCAACATTTTTTAATCGATCATCAATCAAAAATACTTTTTATTGGGTCGGGTGCTTTTCCCACTTCTGCACTGACGATTGCCAAGGAAACCAGTGCGGAAGTGATGTGCTTGGATATTGATATAGAAGCCCTGAATTTGGCGGAAAAAGTGGCCGACGTTTCTAATTTGGGGTCAATTGTAAAATTTTCCGACCAGGATATAAAGGAATTGCCTTTTGTAAAAGAAGCCACACACATTATTATCGCTTCTCTCGTAAAGAACAAACGGGAAGTGTTGGACAGCTTAATCGGATTAATAAACAGCAACACCAAAGTGATCCTTCGATATGGAAACGGATTGAAGTCTATTTTTAACTATCCCATGGAGGAAAAGTTGTCGGCGGATTGGGTTCAAACCGAAATCCATCAACGGAAAAACATCTACGACACGTTGATATTGGAGAAATCGAAATCGCTTGTTAAAACCGAAAATGAAGGTGTCCGGAGAAAGGAAGGAATGGTGCGATGA
- a CDS encoding opine metallophore biosynthesis dehydrogenase: MNNTAAYTGIDSKPAYESPFGHTLIVGAGPAAIQVAVHIFRGWCEGLGLINRKGAHSDRMKEELKKNGFNLTARVQGEKAGHLSGKATLTHFYEGYDQIDDIWQTVIFCTPSDSYPSIIDDLKLDSWKAVKTILLISPGPGSNLLVNSRLGKVKESLDVISLSTYYAATKFEPGMPSMVSCFTKALKKHLYVASSQKESTAVSHVKAFIESLGIRCTVVRQPIEAESRNVTTYVHPPLFINPFSLNEIFSHQKSNKYMYKIYPEGPVSQHSIHTMVLLWKEISAVIKQMGANPINLLKFLNDDNYPVLEKTLSRSDIETFVQQEPITQEYLLYIRYTSILIDPFSTPDDRGRYFDFSAVPYKQVYRDRNGKWVIPRVPYEDYKNLKLLYGLAQKMNILMPQTLELIRCFEEKYHAFIKQQGKDSFYPEQIAEPSSNDVDAIWSEMGMEK, encoded by the coding sequence ATGAATAATACGGCAGCGTATACAGGTATCGATTCCAAGCCCGCTTATGAGTCGCCTTTTGGCCATACATTGATCGTCGGTGCAGGTCCGGCGGCGATACAAGTAGCGGTACATATCTTTCGAGGCTGGTGTGAGGGTTTGGGGCTGATCAACAGAAAAGGTGCCCATTCCGACAGGATGAAAGAGGAACTGAAAAAGAACGGTTTCAATCTCACAGCGAGAGTGCAAGGGGAAAAGGCCGGTCACCTCTCCGGCAAGGCGACCTTAACACACTTCTATGAAGGTTACGACCAGATCGACGATATCTGGCAAACAGTCATTTTCTGCACACCGAGCGACAGTTACCCGTCCATCATCGATGATTTAAAGTTGGATTCATGGAAAGCGGTGAAGACGATCCTCTTGATTTCCCCGGGTCCGGGATCCAATCTATTGGTCAACAGCCGCCTTGGAAAAGTAAAAGAGAGCCTGGATGTAATCAGTCTTTCCACTTATTATGCCGCTACAAAATTTGAACCCGGAATGCCGAGCATGGTGTCGTGCTTCACAAAAGCGTTAAAAAAGCATCTGTATGTGGCTTCCAGCCAAAAAGAGAGCACGGCCGTTTCTCATGTCAAGGCCTTTATCGAAAGCCTCGGCATCCGATGCACCGTGGTGCGCCAACCGATTGAGGCGGAGAGCAGAAATGTGACGACTTATGTTCATCCCCCCTTGTTTATCAACCCGTTTTCGTTAAATGAGATTTTCAGCCATCAAAAATCAAACAAGTATATGTACAAAATTTATCCGGAGGGACCTGTCTCTCAACATTCGATACATACGATGGTCCTGCTTTGGAAAGAAATTTCCGCAGTGATTAAACAGATGGGGGCAAATCCGATCAACCTTTTAAAGTTTCTAAATGATGACAACTATCCTGTTCTGGAAAAGACACTTTCCCGTTCCGATATTGAGACCTTTGTCCAACAAGAGCCAATCACACAAGAATACCTTCTATATATCCGTTACACTTCGATTCTCATCGATCCCTTTTCCACACCGGATGACAGGGGGAGATATTTCGATTTTTCCGCTGTTCCCTATAAGCAAGTGTATCGGGACCGGAATGGAAAGTGGGTGATTCCGCGGGTTCCTTATGAAGACTATAAAAATTTGAAGCTCCTTTACGGCTTGGCCCAAAAAATGAACATCCTGATGCCGCAAACGTTGGAGCTGATCCGGTGCTTTGAGGAGAAGTACCATGCATTTATAAAACAGCAGGGAAAAGACTCTTTTTACCCGGAGCAAATTGCCGAACCCTCATCCAATGACGTCGATGCCATATGGAGTGAAATGGGGATGGAAAAATGA
- a CDS encoding DMT family transporter: MKNGVVLAILSSLVFSVMNALVKAVSLSIPTAEIVFFRSLIGTMMIYFMMRYSNVTFSSQGVPLLVLRGVFGALYLLAYFYTIAKIPLADASILAHLSPVFVIILSVVLLKEKMTKQTILLVSLVFLGVVLLVKPFHFSTYSIYALIGVLSALFAAGAAITVRYLSDKHHTYEIVFYFLATGTMVSIPLMWNTFVVPTPLESFYLVCIGVVSLLGQVFLTQAFTHENAAVVSVARYIGIVFNALWGFVFWAEVPDIVTILGGICIISACVALSWKKQRPQMEKAKLAKS, from the coding sequence ATGAAAAACGGTGTCGTTCTAGCGATTCTATCTTCCCTCGTATTCAGTGTGATGAACGCCCTTGTAAAGGCGGTCAGTTTGTCCATCCCTACCGCTGAGATTGTGTTTTTTAGAAGTCTGATCGGGACGATGATGATCTACTTCATGATGAGATACAGCAACGTGACTTTTTCTTCGCAAGGGGTTCCCCTGCTAGTCTTGCGGGGAGTTTTTGGTGCTCTTTATCTGCTTGCCTATTTTTATACGATTGCCAAGATCCCGTTGGCAGATGCCAGTATTTTGGCCCATTTATCACCCGTTTTTGTGATTATTCTCTCAGTCGTTCTCTTGAAGGAAAAAATGACTAAACAGACAATTTTATTAGTATCTCTGGTTTTTTTGGGTGTCGTTTTGCTGGTGAAGCCCTTTCACTTTTCCACTTACTCCATCTATGCGCTGATCGGGGTACTCAGTGCGTTGTTTGCGGCGGGGGCGGCGATTACGGTCCGTTATTTGAGTGATAAACACCATACATACGAAATTGTGTTTTATTTCTTGGCTACGGGGACGATGGTGTCCATCCCGCTTATGTGGAATACCTTTGTGGTACCGACGCCGCTGGAATCGTTCTATCTTGTATGCATCGGGGTGGTTTCCTTGTTGGGGCAAGTATTCCTAACCCAAGCGTTCACCCACGAGAATGCGGCGGTCGTATCGGTGGCCCGCTATATTGGAATTGTGTTTAACGCCTTGTGGGGGTTTGTTTTTTGGGCGGAAGTGCCGGATATCGTGACGATTTTGGGAGGGATTTGCATCATTTCTGCTTGCGTGGCCCTGTCATGGAAAAAACAAAGACCACAAATGGAAAAAGCGAAACTGGCAAAATCGTAA
- the nikA gene encoding nickel ABC transporter substrate-binding protein, producing the protein MSGSKFLSKAFLYLLVGILSFLTAGCAVTGTDSADQGKKVSLLFSFKSSDLDPHNGFTPLRAGVTETLLRLDEDLQIQEWLATDWKAKDEKTWVFTIRDDVTFHDGAKVDAAAVKASFERGIADSEALAGALKIASMEASGQTLTIQTTEPHPSLPSELVNPYASVVHVKAEEEMGKKAFNRAPVGTGPFKVTQFTPNTRVKLERFDDYWAGKPKLKEATITFNEDPNVRALALQSGEADIAYNLPAESIDAIEKDDSLKVESVAGLRSHFILYNQQKSLMQDRKVRTAFNHLLNRESVAKDIMQGHAVPANGPFHDRLPIGSEEPVVKLDTDQAKALLKKAGYKEGADGKLMKDGKPLTLEVITYEARPELPLMAQLLQSDAAKAGVTIRIKTVEDVDSYLKENNDWDLATYSNLTAPRGDGGYFLNTALTPEGALNQGKIDNPELNDIVKELNGTSDSDKRIQLTRKAVTVVNREVLHSYGVHPDIIVGMNKRIVGWTPGGEEYYVLTHTMDVK; encoded by the coding sequence ATGTCGGGTAGCAAATTTCTATCAAAGGCGTTTTTATACCTGCTGGTAGGTATATTATCATTCCTGACAGCAGGCTGTGCGGTTACGGGAACCGATTCAGCCGATCAGGGCAAAAAAGTATCCCTTCTATTCAGCTTCAAATCCAGCGATTTGGATCCGCACAACGGTTTTACGCCATTACGTGCGGGTGTAACGGAAACGTTGCTGAGATTGGATGAAGATCTACAAATACAAGAATGGCTGGCAACCGACTGGAAAGCAAAAGATGAGAAAACCTGGGTGTTTACCATTCGCGACGATGTCACCTTCCATGACGGGGCAAAAGTGGACGCGGCTGCCGTTAAAGCTTCTTTTGAGAGAGGCATTGCAGACAGTGAGGCACTGGCCGGTGCGTTAAAGATCGCATCGATGGAAGCCAGCGGTCAAACGCTGACGATCCAAACCACAGAGCCGCATCCATCACTGCCGTCGGAACTGGTCAACCCGTATGCTTCCGTCGTTCATGTAAAAGCGGAGGAGGAAATGGGGAAGAAGGCCTTCAATCGTGCCCCGGTGGGCACCGGTCCGTTCAAGGTGACCCAGTTTACACCGAACACACGAGTGAAGCTGGAACGTTTTGACGATTACTGGGCGGGTAAACCGAAACTGAAGGAAGCGACGATCACATTTAACGAGGACCCCAATGTTCGAGCCCTTGCCTTGCAATCGGGGGAAGCGGATATCGCCTACAACCTTCCGGCTGAAAGTATCGATGCCATCGAAAAAGACGATTCTTTGAAGGTTGAATCCGTGGCTGGTTTGAGGTCACATTTTATCTTGTACAATCAGCAAAAATCATTGATGCAAGATCGAAAGGTCAGAACAGCGTTCAATCATCTGCTCAATCGTGAAAGTGTGGCGAAAGACATCATGCAGGGCCATGCCGTCCCAGCCAATGGTCCCTTTCACGACCGTTTGCCCATTGGGAGTGAAGAACCGGTCGTCAAACTGGACACCGATCAGGCAAAAGCATTACTCAAGAAAGCCGGCTATAAAGAAGGAGCAGACGGCAAGCTGATGAAAGACGGGAAGCCGCTGACGCTGGAGGTGATTACATACGAGGCGAGACCGGAGCTTCCGCTTATGGCACAGCTGTTGCAGTCCGATGCCGCCAAGGCTGGGGTTACGATCCGCATCAAAACGGTGGAGGACGTAGACAGCTACTTGAAAGAGAATAATGACTGGGATTTGGCCACCTACAGCAATCTGACGGCGCCGCGTGGTGACGGCGGCTACTTTCTGAACACTGCGCTCACACCGGAAGGGGCGTTAAATCAAGGGAAAATCGACAATCCGGAACTGAATGACATTGTCAAAGAATTAAATGGCACAAGCGACAGCGACAAACGGATACAGTTGACCCGGAAGGCGGTTACGGTGGTTAACCGGGAGGTGCTGCACAGCTACGGGGTGCATCCGGACATCATCGTCGGGATGAACAAACGTATCGTCGGATGGACGCCGGGCGGGGAGGAGTATTACGTCCTCACGCATACGATGGATGTGAAATAG
- the nikB gene encoding nickel ABC transporter permease, protein MLRIVKRRLVQLVGVLLFLSVFTFALMKLAPGDPVLAILQADKITVTEADEAKLRQELGFDQPLLIQYSQWLLGLFRLDFGQSYLSGEPVWDEMMSRLPVTLQLTGGGLAVMMLISVPLGVVAACYPGRWPDQLSRLLALIGASIPSFWFGLLLIYFFAYKLQLLPSMGMGTFAQMILPSFALGFSLAAVYARLLRAGLLESLSQEYIRAARARGVRKWRILWRHAFRAALLPVVTVFGMSIGYLLGGSVVIEVLFSWPGLGSLAVEAIFGRDYPVIQGYVLLSGVFVVVMNLLVDLSYSLIDPRIRLGQEASQ, encoded by the coding sequence ATGCTGCGGATCGTAAAAAGGCGTCTGGTTCAACTGGTCGGTGTCTTGCTGTTTTTATCGGTATTCACATTTGCCCTTATGAAGCTGGCACCGGGAGATCCGGTGTTGGCGATCCTGCAAGCGGATAAAATCACGGTCACAGAGGCCGATGAAGCCAAGCTCCGTCAAGAGCTTGGCTTCGATCAGCCTCTTCTTATTCAATATAGTCAGTGGTTGCTGGGGCTGTTTCGGTTGGATTTCGGTCAGTCGTACCTGAGTGGCGAGCCGGTGTGGGATGAGATGATGTCACGGTTGCCGGTTACCCTCCAGCTCACAGGAGGAGGACTGGCGGTGATGATGTTGATTTCTGTACCGCTTGGAGTGGTTGCCGCTTGTTATCCGGGGAGATGGCCGGATCAACTCAGCCGATTGCTCGCCCTGATCGGTGCCTCCATCCCCAGCTTCTGGTTCGGATTGCTCTTGATCTACTTCTTTGCTTATAAACTGCAGTTGTTGCCATCGATGGGGATGGGAACGTTCGCGCAGATGATTCTTCCTTCCTTCGCCCTGGGCTTTTCCTTAGCGGCTGTCTACGCGCGTTTATTGCGGGCAGGGCTGTTGGAGAGTCTGTCGCAAGAGTATATCCGGGCAGCGAGGGCAAGAGGGGTTCGAAAGTGGCGCATCTTGTGGCGGCATGCCTTTCGGGCGGCATTGCTGCCGGTCGTTACCGTCTTCGGGATGAGTATCGGTTATCTGCTGGGGGGATCGGTTGTTATCGAAGTTCTGTTTTCATGGCCGGGACTGGGCAGTCTGGCGGTGGAGGCGATTTTTGGACGAGACTATCCGGTTATTCAGGGATATGTGCTGCTTTCCGGTGTTTTTGTCGTGGTGATGAATCTGCTCGTCGATTTGTCTTACAGTCTGATTGATCCCCGGATTCGGCTTGGTCAGGAGGCTTCCCAATGA
- the nikC gene encoding nickel transporter permease encodes MNAMSGTARMPAVRSRFRNMVFEPMPLIGMGILASILLVAWIGPFLVPNDPITVNMEERLLSPSFKYPLGTDHMGRCLFSRLAVGAQATLGITAVVVVTVVLIGIPVGLLSGYVGGRFDSITMRVVDGLNAFPEFILAIAVAGFLGPSLTNLMLSVVLVKWIGYARIVRGIVLSEREKEYVLAARVGGCGTWKLLRRHLLPSIVSPVLVLAALDVGKVILTISSLSYLGLGAQPPAPEWGAMLNDGRSYFQTFPELMIYPGAAIFLVVLSCNLIGDGLRDALETKV; translated from the coding sequence ATGAACGCAATGAGTGGTACAGCCAGAATGCCCGCTGTCCGAAGCCGCTTTCGGAATATGGTTTTCGAGCCGATGCCGTTGATCGGAATGGGCATTCTGGCGTCCATTCTTTTGGTGGCATGGATCGGCCCCTTTCTGGTGCCCAATGATCCCATCACGGTGAATATGGAGGAACGACTCCTTTCTCCCAGTTTCAAATATCCCCTGGGAACGGATCACATGGGGCGCTGCCTCTTTTCCAGACTTGCCGTAGGTGCGCAAGCAACGCTGGGAATTACGGCTGTTGTGGTAGTCACCGTCGTGTTGATCGGCATTCCGGTCGGACTATTGTCCGGCTATGTAGGCGGACGGTTTGATAGCATCACGATGCGTGTCGTGGATGGATTAAACGCATTTCCCGAATTTATTCTGGCGATTGCCGTGGCGGGCTTTCTCGGTCCGAGCCTAACCAACCTGATGTTGTCCGTCGTGCTGGTGAAGTGGATTGGCTACGCGAGGATTGTCAGAGGGATTGTCTTATCGGAACGGGAAAAAGAGTACGTATTGGCGGCAAGAGTGGGCGGGTGCGGAACATGGAAGCTGCTGCGCCGGCATTTGCTTCCATCCATTGTTTCTCCGGTGCTGGTTCTGGCTGCATTGGATGTCGGCAAGGTCATCTTGACGATTTCGTCCCTTTCCTATCTGGGTCTGGGAGCCCAGCCGCCCGCTCCGGAGTGGGGGGCGATGCTTAATGATGGCCGATCGTACTTTCAAACCTTTCCGGAATTGATGATCTATCCTGGGGCGGCGATCTTTCTGGTCGTACTCTCCTGCAACCTGATCGGAGACGGACTTCGGGATGCACTGGAAACAAAGGTTTGA
- a CDS encoding ABC transporter ATP-binding protein codes for MSTTAEYVEKAESVTVNDWTRSIAPVLQLSNLTIASVNRKGKIVKELVKEVGFSIYPGEMMGLVGESGSGKSVTAAAVMGMLPKTLRVTDGEISLNGTNLASLSEKERRRLRGKKIAYVFQNYQGSFTPFLKIGKQLVEAVRSHESVPLQEAKAIALEWLHRVQLPADRVYESYPFQLSGGQLQRASLAAALMMKPSLIIADEPTTALDVLNGKQVMDLLARLQKETHCAVLFISHDLGHVLKRTVRMAVMYGGRLMESGPTESIRSNPQHPYTQMLLQARPLVTARIPGKLTVIPGEPGAITDQGCPFALRCPFRIEPCTHVPAMTAIGKTHLAACHMLHTGGEEIREAAVGGQTTQSGIWR; via the coding sequence ATGTCCACAACGGCTGAGTATGTAGAAAAGGCGGAATCTGTGACGGTGAATGACTGGACCCGTTCGATTGCTCCGGTTCTACAACTATCCAATCTGACGATTGCATCCGTGAACAGAAAAGGAAAAATTGTAAAGGAACTGGTGAAAGAAGTTGGTTTTTCCATCTACCCCGGCGAAATGATGGGGTTGGTGGGGGAAAGCGGAAGCGGGAAAAGCGTGACGGCAGCTGCTGTTATGGGAATGTTGCCCAAGACCCTGCGGGTCACCGATGGTGAGATATCTCTCAATGGCACCAATCTGGCTTCCCTATCGGAAAAAGAGAGAAGGCGTCTTCGAGGCAAGAAGATCGCCTACGTGTTTCAGAATTACCAGGGAAGCTTCACACCATTTTTAAAAATTGGCAAGCAGCTCGTTGAAGCGGTTCGCAGTCATGAATCTGTCCCTTTACAAGAAGCGAAGGCGATTGCGCTAGAATGGCTGCATCGAGTACAACTTCCGGCAGACCGCGTGTACGAAAGCTATCCGTTTCAACTGAGTGGAGGTCAGCTGCAGCGGGCTTCTTTGGCGGCGGCATTAATGATGAAACCGTCTCTGATCATAGCGGATGAACCTACGACAGCTCTGGATGTGCTTAATGGGAAACAAGTGATGGACTTGCTGGCACGGCTCCAAAAAGAAACCCATTGCGCCGTTTTGTTTATTTCTCACGATTTGGGCCATGTGCTGAAACGGACCGTCCGTATGGCGGTGATGTACGGAGGACGTTTGATGGAATCGGGACCGACGGAGAGCATCCGTTCCAATCCGCAGCATCCCTATACACAGATGCTGCTGCAGGCGAGGCCGCTCGTTACCGCGCGGATACCCGGGAAATTGACCGTGATCCCGGGAGAACCGGGAGCGATTACCGATCAGGGGTGTCCATTTGCACTTCGGTGCCCGTTTCGGATCGAACCGTGTACACATGTGCCTGCGATGACTGCGATCGGAAAGACGCACTTGGCTGCTTGTCACATGTTACATACAGGAGGAGAAGAGATTCGTGAAGCCGCTGTTGGAGGTCAAACAACTCAGTCTGGCATATGGCGATGA